From Brassica oleracea var. oleracea cultivar TO1000 chromosome C3, BOL, whole genome shotgun sequence, a single genomic window includes:
- the LOC106328860 gene encoding probable arabinosyltransferase ARAD1: protein MAMPEKNGSTIGYVARNFLLCLFVFTTVLFALSCYFVLRSTAHNRFLSSTFQSKSFARDPSLKDDCRCVEDEKRRGPLKVFMYDMDPEFHFGLLNWKPEGGGSVWPDVHKFIPPYPGGLNLQHSIEYWLTLDLLASEYPNGPRPIAAKRVYNSTEADVIFVPFFSSLSYNRFSKVNPHQKTSRNKDLQGKLVAFLTAQEEWKMSGGRDHVVLAHHPNSMLDARNKLFPAIFILSDFGRYPPTVANVEKDVIAPYKHVIKTYENDTSGFDSRPILLYFQGAIYRKDGGFVRQELFYLLQDEKDVHFSFGSVRNGGINKASQGMHNSKFCLNIAGDTPSSNRLFDAIASHCVPVIISDDIELPFEDVIDYSEFSVFVRTSDALKENFLVNLIRGITKEEWTRMWNRLKEVEKFYEFHFPSRVDDAVQMIWQAIARKVPSVKMRIHKSRRYSGSVSDAGKESRWSSLIPRSFW, encoded by the exons ATGGCAATGCCGGAGAAGAACGGTTCCACGATCGGGTACGTAGCCCGAAACTTCCTTCTCTGCCTATTCGTCTTCACAACGGTCCTCTTCGCTCTGTCCTGCTACTTTGTGTTGCGTTCAACTGCCCACAACCGCTTCCTTAGCTCCACATTTCAATCCAAATCATTCGCTCGCGATCCCAGCTTGAAAGATGATTGCAGATGCGTTGAAGATGAGAAGAGAAGGGGTCCTCTCAAGGTCTTCATGTACGACATGGATCCGGAGTTTCATTTCGGATTGTTAAATTGGAAACCTGAGGGAGGGGGGAGTGTATGGCCTGATGTTCACAAGTTCATACCTCCTTACCCTGGAGGCTTGAATTTGCAGCACAGCATTGAGTATTGGCTCACCTTGGATCTTCTTGCGTCCGAGTATCCAAACGGTCCTAGACCCATTGCTGCCAAAAGAGTTTATAACTCTACCGAAGCCGATGTTATCTTTGTTCCCTTTTTCTCCTCCTTGAGTTACAATCGGTTTTCGAAGGTGAATCCTCATCAGAAAACAAGCAGAAACAAGGATTTGCAAGGAAAGCTTGTTGCTTTCTTGACTGCTCAGGAGGAGTGGAAGATGTCAGGTGGTAGAGACCATGTGGTTCTTGCTCATCATCCCAATAGCATGTTGGATGCTAGAAACAAGCTCTTTCCTGCGATTTTTATACTCTCTGACTTCGGAAGGTATCCTCCTACTGTTGCAAACGTTGAGAAAGATGTCATTGCGCCTTATAAGCATGTCATCAAAACGTACGAAAACGATACCTCTGGTTTCGATAGCAGACCCATTCTGCTTTACTTTCAGGGTGCCATCTACAGGAAAGAT GGTGGGTTTGTGCGTCAGGAGTTGTTCTACCTGTTGCAAGATGAGAAAGACGTGCATTTCTCGTTTGGGAGCGTGAGAAACGGAGGCATAAACAAAGCAAGCCAAGGAATGCACAACTCCAAGTTCTGCCTCAACATTGCCGGAGACACTCCTTCATCTAACCGTCTCTTTGACGCCATTGCAAGTCACTGCGTGCCTGTCATTATCAGTGACGACATTGAGCTTCCTTTCGAGGACGTTATTGATTACTCTGAGTTCTCCGTGTTTGTTCGCACCTCTGATGCCTTGAAAGAGAACTTTCTGGTTAACTTGATCAGGGGAATCACCAAGGAGGAGTGGACAAGGATGTGGAATAGATTGAAGGAAGTGGAGAAGTTCTATGAGTTTCATTTCCCGTCAAGGGTTGATGATGCAGTCCAAATGATATGGCAAGCGATTGCACGCAAAGTTCCTAGCGTTAAAATGAGGATTCATAAGTCTCGGAGGTACTCTGGATCTGTTTCTGATGCAGGGAAAGAGTCAAGATGGTCGTCATTGATACCTCGGAGTTTCTGGTGA
- the LOC106332184 gene encoding putative L-type lectin-domain containing receptor kinase I.1, producing MAQRLHLLLSIILFVNLIRFSNQQDLSFVYNGFNQGEGGLLLDGLAKIQLPGGLLQLTDATARQKGHAFFNRPFDFGSASSSQSLSFWTHFVCALVPKPGADGGHGIAFVLSSSKDLTQADPTQYLGLFNISTNGSPSSQILAIELDTVESAEFDDIDKNHVGIDENNLHSVVSAPASYYSDREGTNKSLTFLSGDPIQVWIDYEDTLLNVTLAPLRNQKPSKPLLSRNINLTSVFPDRKAFVGFSAATGSLISYQYILGWSFSTSRVSLQSLDFSKLPTVPRPKIPKKTSSLLIILLVILGLLVMAVLVGVCVYKRKKYAEVKEPWEKPYGPLRYTYKSLYKATGGFKRDGRLGKGGFGEVFKGTMPLVGDIAVKRLSHDAEQGMKQFVAEVVTMGSLQHKNLVPLLGYCRRKGELLLVSKYMEGGSVDQYLFQDDKPPLSWSQRLAILRDIASALCYLHTGASQVVLHRDIKASNVMLKGNLQAFLGDFGMARFDDRGANLSATAAVGTIGYMALELTSSGTSTRTDVYAFGAFMLEVTCGRRPFDPEMPVEKRHLVKWVVECWKRGSLVDTIDRRLGGKFIPGEVEMVLKLGLFCTRIVPDSRPSMEQVVQYLNRHQMLPDLSPDTPGIGVSTPMLMRVPSLAITSTSGISSASPPSVSSSPANNSMFISHTIMYGDGR from the coding sequence ATGGCTCAAAGATTGCATCTTCTACTCTCTATAATCTTGTTTGTTAATTTGATTCGCTTTTCAAATCAACAAGACTTAAGTTTCGTCTACAACGGCTTTAACCAAGGCGAAGGCGGTCTTCTCCTTGACGGTCTTGCAAAAATCCAACTCCCAGGTGGACTGTTGCAGCTAACCGATGCCACGGCTCGGCAAAAGGGTCATGCTTTCTTCAACCGTCCGTTCGATTTTGGTTCAGCTTCTTCATCACAGTCTCTATCTTTCTGGACTCATTTCGTTTGCGCTTTAGTCCCTAAACCAGGAGCTGACGGTGGTCACGGGATTGCCTTTGTTCTATCCTCTTCAAAGGATCTCACACAAGCAGACCCGACTCAATACTTAGGACTCTTCAACATCTCAACTAATGGGTCTCCTTCTTCTCAGATTCTAGCTATCGAGCTCGACACCGTCGAAAGCGCAGAGTTTGACGACATCGACAAAAACCATGTCGGTATAGACGAAAACAATCTCCACTCTGTTGTGTCTGCTCCAGCATCTTATTATTCCGACAGAGAAGGAACGAACAAAAGCTTGACATTCTTGAGTGGAGATCCAATCCAGGTGTGGATTGACTACGAAGATACTCTACTCAATGTTACATTAGCTCCTCTAAGAAACCAGAAGCCAAGTAAGCCTCTTTTGTCAAGAAACATCAATCTCACATCAGTTTTCCCGGATCGAAAAGCATTTGTCGGGTTCTCTGCAGCAACTGGGTCACTGATCAGTTACCAGTACATCTTAGGATGGAGTTTCAGCACAAGCAGAGTTTCATTACAGAGCCTTGACTTCTCTAAACTTCCCACGGTCCCTCGTCCCAAGATACCGAAGAAAACATCTTCTCTGCTTATTATTCTACTGGTTATACTCGGACTCCTAGTAATGGCTGTTCTTGTAGGAGTTTGTGTGTACAAGAGAAAGAAGTATGCAGAAGTCAAAGAGCCATGGGAAAAGCCATACGGTCCACTTCGCTATACCTACAAGTCTTTATATAAAGCAACAGGAGGGTTTAAAAGAGATGGCCGTCTTGGAAAAGGAGGTTTTGGAGAAGTCTTTAAAGGAACTATGCCTCTTGTAGGAGATATAGCGGTTAAGAGACTATCACACGATGCTGAGCAAGGGATGAAACAGTTCGTTGCTGAAGTTGTGACGATGGGAAGTTTACAGCACAAGAACTTGGTTCCTCTTCTAGGGTATTGCAGGCGAAAAGGCGAGTTGTTGCTGGTCTCCAAGTACATGGAAGGAGGTAGCGTTGATCAATATTTGTTTCAAGATGATAAACCACCTCTTTCGTGGTCTCAAAGACTTGCGATTTTGAGAGATATTGCATCTGCGCTCTGTTACTTGCATACGGGAGCTAGTCAAGTTGTTTTGCACCGAGATATCAAAGCTTCTAATGTCATGCTAAAGGGAAACTTACAAGCGTTTTTAGGAGATTTTGGGATGGCTAGGTTTGATGACCGCGGAGCTAACCTCTCAGCAACGGCAGCTGTTGGAACCATAGGTTACATGGCCCTCGAGCTAACATCATCAGGAACTTCAACTAGAACCGATGTGTATGCATTTGGTGCATTCATGCTTGAAGTAACGTGTGGGAGGAGACCATTTGATCCCGAGATGCCGGTTGAGAAGAGACATTTGGTCAAATGGGTTGTTGAATGCTGGAAAAGGGGCTCTTTAGTTGATACTATAGATAGAAGATTGGGAGGTAAATTCATACCCGGGGAGGTCGAAATGGTTCTGAAACTCGGCTTGTTCTGTACAAGAATTGTACCTGATTCACGACCATCAATGGAACAAGTGGTGCAATACCTAAACAGACACCAAATGTTGCCTGATTTATCTCCAGATACTCCCGGAATTGGAGTTTCCACGCCAATGTTAATGAGAGTACCTTCCCTGGCAATTACTTCCACTTCAGGGATCTCATCAGCATCACCACCATCGGTTTCTTCTTCCCCTGCCAACAACTCAATGTTCATTTCTCACACAATCATGTATGGTGATGGAAGATGA